The segment TCGCCCCGCAGACGACCGAGCGCGAGAACGGACAGGAATATGACGGTGAGTGCAAGAATGCCGAGGAGGCCGAGCGCCATCCAGCGGGCGCGCTTGAATTGCAAAGAATGTCGAGCCACGTTCTCAGCGCTGTTGTGAGCGGCCGACGTCGGCAGGGCGGCGAATGCTGGCATCACCCGGTGCTGGACGGTCGCCCTTTAGGGCGGACGTGGGAGCGGGGGCAGGAACAGGAACCACCGCGATCGGCGTTGCGCGTCGCCGCCCGGAGCTAGCGGTTCGCCGTCGCAAACCCTTTGTCGACTGCTCCTCGAAATAGCCGTAACCATATCCATAGCCCGCGCCGTATGCATAGTAGGCGTCGGGACCACGAGTGGGCACCATCGTCATCACCAGCCCCGCGATCTTCGCCCCGACCGTCTGTAGTGCCTCGATGGCACCATCCAGCTGGTGCCGATTGGTCTGTCCCGACGCCACCACCACGATTGCCCCACTTGTTGCTTTGGCGAGAATCGCGGCGTCGGTGACCGGAAGAAGGGGTGGCGCGTCACACAGGACCACATCGAAGTCGCGTTCAAGCACCTCAAGAAGCGTATGCATCTGCGCCGAACCGAGAAGCTCACTCGGGTTCGGGGGTACCTTACCCGCCGGCAGAACGTAAAGGCTCCGCTGGCCCCACGGCAGCATGACGTCGCCAACACGGGCACGGTTGATCAGCACGTCGGTCAGGCCCGCACCTCCCTCAATGCCGAGGTACTCGGCAACTTTGGGTTTTCGCAGATCGGTGTCGAGAAGAGCGACCCGCTTTCCGGCATCCGCTAAGGCGATGGCGAGGTTGATCGTTGTCGTCGACTTGCCCTCGCTCGGCACGCTCGAGGTGATAACAAAACTCGATCGACCCTCCATGTCGAGGAATTGCAAGTTGGTACGTAGAGCCCGGAACGACTCGGCGCGTGGGCTGAGTGGGTCGGCGTGCACGATGAGGGGCCGTTCCTTAACCCGGGGATCGAACGGTATGGCGCCGATCATCGGACGATCCGTGATCTGCTCGATGTCGCGCGGAGAGCGAATGCGGGTATCGAGGACGGAGCGCAGGATTGCCGCGCCGACCCCAAGACCGAGACCGACCAGGGCACCGAGTA is part of the Microbacterium sp. ET2 genome and harbors:
- a CDS encoding polysaccharide biosynthesis tyrosine autokinase: MELIDYIRILRKNWLIIVVATLLGIGIAATYSLTRTPQYESQSTVFVSSQNGSTAQDLQQGNIFTQQRVTTYTNLVGAPIVMNPVIAALGLGVTAAELDEQVEASSAVNTTLITITVTDPDPIRAADIANALAASLTAAVEEIETPNDSDTSPVRLTRVKDALPPLAPSSPNVPLNLILGALVGLGLGVGAAILRSVLDTRIRSPRDIEQITDRPMIGAIPFDPRVKERPLIVHADPLSPRAESFRALRTNLQFLDMEGRSSFVITSSVPSEGKSTTTINLAIALADAGKRVALLDTDLRKPKVAEYLGIEGGAGLTDVLINRARVGDVMLPWGQRSLYVLPAGKVPPNPSELLGSAQMHTLLEVLERDFDVVLCDAPPLLPVTDAAILAKATSGAIVVVASGQTNRHQLDGAIEALQTVGAKIAGLVMTMVPTRGPDAYYAYGAGYGYGYGYFEEQSTKGLRRRTASSGRRRATPIAVVPVPAPAPTSALKGDRPAPGDASIRRPADVGRSQQR